A region of Chloracidobacterium sp. DNA encodes the following proteins:
- a CDS encoding 1-acyl-sn-glycerol-3-phosphate acyltransferase, whose translation MLTVDDRNQKLTFPVQQPIGSRFIAKLRYWWCWFVAGSLLLLVGTPSLIFLWIIGRRIWLFPIAQWGAKNWLKACGATVKVTGIENLEANRSYVFISNHRSYLDTATLFFCAGKKMGLVAKKELLKVPVFGQGLSFVNIIAIDRSNPERALRSMEKARDVMKQDYSFGVFAEGTRAMPGELLPFKKGAFHLALQTNSPIVPVAMKNTDWMMGKKTGMAYSGEIEMILLPPIETSGLNAGDDLMELLIKTRSAIANKLKTKSKT comes from the coding sequence ATGCTCACCGTCGATGACAGAAATCAAAAGCTGACGTTTCCCGTCCAACAGCCGATTGGATCGCGTTTCATCGCGAAACTTCGCTATTGGTGGTGTTGGTTTGTGGCTGGCTCGTTGCTCTTGTTGGTGGGCACGCCGTCGCTTATTTTTTTGTGGATAATTGGCCGACGCATTTGGCTTTTTCCTATTGCTCAATGGGGAGCAAAGAATTGGCTCAAGGCTTGCGGGGCAACGGTAAAAGTCACCGGCATCGAAAATCTCGAAGCCAACAGATCGTACGTGTTCATCTCAAACCACCGCTCATATCTCGACACGGCAACTTTGTTTTTCTGCGCGGGTAAAAAGATGGGGCTTGTTGCCAAAAAAGAGCTTCTAAAAGTACCTGTGTTTGGCCAGGGATTGAGTTTTGTAAACATAATCGCCATCGACCGCTCAAATCCTGAGCGTGCCCTGCGATCAATGGAAAAAGCTCGTGATGTAATGAAACAGGATTACTCTTTTGGCGTCTTTGCCGAAGGCACTCGAGCGATGCCGGGCGAGTTGCTTCCCTTCAAAAAAGGAGCGTTTCATCTTGCATTGCAGACCAATTCGCCTATCGTTCCCGTAGCTATGAAAAATACCGATTGGATGATGGGCAAAAAAACAGGCATGGCCTATTCCGGTGAGATAGAAATGATACTGTTGCCGCCAATAGAAACCTCAGGCCTAAATGCCGGAGATGATCTGATGGAATTGTTAATAAAAACGCGATCTGCTATCGCGAACAAGTTAAAAACTAAAAGTAAGACGTGA
- a CDS encoding DNA polymerase III subunit delta', producing the protein MFSKLVGKDNVKHTLKHLLANGRVPNALLFAGDEGVGKQQFALELIKAIICPEPNDGEGCGVCAVCSRVDAFAIPEPTDKNRDDFKKVFFGGHSDVGKIVAHRRTIAVDAIRDLEKHAHYLPYEAKARFFIIDDADKMNDESSNALLKTLEEPAPTSYIFLITSRPDSLLATVRSRCQTLRFAPVAIEDVERFLIEDRAFSHDEARLASRLSRGSIGRAVSINVEKFRTARERMLGIVTNALESGDRAAMLRTAEEMNDAKNKDLFEQNLDILQSLIHDVWTLNVSSNAVRIVNTDLADKLTLLADNARSADLPAWLTAIDTIRENLVVNINKKIAADALFMEMAA; encoded by the coding sequence ATGTTTAGCAAACTCGTCGGAAAAGACAACGTAAAACATACGCTAAAACATTTACTCGCTAACGGCCGCGTGCCTAATGCTTTGCTTTTTGCGGGCGATGAAGGCGTGGGAAAACAGCAGTTTGCATTGGAGCTTATTAAGGCAATTATTTGCCCGGAACCCAATGACGGCGAAGGCTGCGGCGTTTGTGCGGTGTGCAGCCGTGTTGATGCATTTGCGATTCCTGAACCAACGGATAAGAACCGAGACGATTTCAAAAAAGTATTTTTCGGCGGCCACAGCGATGTCGGTAAGATCGTTGCACATAGACGAACGATCGCTGTCGATGCGATCCGTGACCTCGAGAAACACGCGCATTATTTGCCATACGAAGCAAAGGCACGATTTTTTATCATCGACGACGCCGACAAGATGAACGACGAATCGTCTAACGCTCTGCTAAAGACGCTCGAAGAACCTGCGCCGACATCCTATATTTTTTTGATCACGTCACGTCCTGATTCACTGCTTGCAACTGTCCGTTCGCGCTGCCAGACACTGAGGTTTGCACCTGTCGCGATCGAAGATGTTGAACGATTTCTCATTGAAGATCGAGCGTTCTCACACGACGAAGCAAGACTCGCATCAAGATTGTCGAGAGGCAGTATTGGCAGAGCGGTTTCGATAAATGTCGAAAAATTCCGGACCGCACGCGAAAGAATGCTCGGTATTGTCACAAATGCTCTCGAATCCGGCGACCGTGCCGCCATGCTCCGCACCGCCGAGGAAATGAATGATGCCAAGAATAAAGATCTGTTCGAGCAGAACCTCGATATTTTGCAATCGCTGATCCATGATGTTTGGACGCTAAACGTGAGCAGTAACGCAGTAAGAATTGTAAATACAGATCTCGCCGACAAACTTACATTGTTAGCCGACAACGCACGCTCTGCCGATCTTCCCGCGTGGCTCACCGCGATAGACACAATTCGTGAAAACCTCGTCGTAAACATTAACAAGAAGATCGCCGCCGATGCGTTGTTTATGGAGATGGCAGCATAA
- the miaA gene encoding tRNA (adenosine(37)-N6)-dimethylallyltransferase MiaA has translation MSVSSKENTIYAIVGPTCSGKTALGVALALHVGGEVINCDSVQIYKGIQIATAKPTEEEKRGVPHHLIDYVDPNVNYTAMDWARDAAEKIVEIELRGKVPILVGGTGFYLRTLRQPLFESPKTDEDLRERLRAIQKKHGAEYLHKILTRVDPETSSKLQPRDYVRVIRALEVYFQTGERLSTQQPNRIAPPEFAERIRLSVLDPPRDELYAKINERTEGHFAIGLIEEVKQLIAYGVKDNTNALGAHGYRRVCEYLRGERDLESAIERSKQDVRNYAKRQLTWFRGEPNSSWLKGFGDQPDILAGLLREINDR, from the coding sequence GTGAGCGTAAGTTCAAAGGAAAATACCATTTATGCGATTGTCGGGCCGACGTGTTCGGGCAAGACGGCGCTGGGCGTTGCGCTTGCTTTGCATGTTGGAGGCGAAGTTATCAATTGCGATTCGGTGCAGATCTACAAGGGCATTCAGATCGCGACCGCAAAACCCACCGAAGAGGAAAAACGCGGGGTACCGCATCATTTGATCGATTATGTCGATCCGAATGTGAATTACACAGCGATGGATTGGGCACGCGATGCTGCAGAGAAGATCGTTGAGATCGAATTGCGTGGCAAAGTACCGATTTTAGTTGGCGGCACAGGATTTTATTTGCGGACGTTGCGACAGCCTCTTTTTGAAAGCCCAAAGACCGACGAAGATCTGCGGGAACGTCTGCGTGCAATACAGAAAAAACATGGCGCAGAGTATTTGCACAAGATACTGACAAGGGTCGATCCCGAAACCTCGTCAAAGCTGCAGCCGCGCGACTATGTTCGAGTCATTCGTGCTCTTGAGGTGTATTTTCAAACGGGCGAACGGCTTTCAACTCAGCAGCCGAACCGCATTGCACCGCCGGAATTTGCCGAACGGATAAGGTTATCTGTGCTTGACCCGCCGCGCGATGAGCTATACGCGAAGATAAATGAGAGAACCGAAGGGCACTTTGCCATCGGCCTTATCGAAGAGGTGAAACAATTAATTGCTTACGGCGTTAAAGATAATACCAACGCTCTCGGGGCACACGGCTATCGGCGAGTTTGTGAATATCTTCGCGGCGAACGTGACCTCGAATCGGCGATCGAGCGGTCAAAACAGGATGTGCGGAATTACGCAAAACGCCAATTGACTTGGTTTCGTGGCGAGCCTAACTCTAGCTGGCTCAAGGGTTTCGGTGATCAGCCTGACATCCTCGCCGGACTTTTGCGGGAGATCAATGACCGGTAA
- a CDS encoding helix-turn-helix domain-containing protein: MQFAFRGTATEREHLKASNDKEKEELIAKIKSLADEGKSSRDIADEVGLSHVTVTRYLKAA; this comes from the coding sequence TTGCAGTTCGCTTTTAGAGGAACCGCAACGGAAAGAGAACATCTGAAAGCCTCGAATGATAAAGAGAAAGAAGAGTTGATCGCGAAGATAAAAAGTCTGGCAGATGAGGGTAAATCGTCACGCGATATCGCGGATGAAGTTGGTTTGTCACATGTTACTGTTACGCGATATCTAAAAGCTGCTTAA
- a CDS encoding SpoIID/LytB domain-containing protein, which produces MKLRSFAFIIAFLILTYQNIFADSGYEIFTLASEPFIRIGLSTNAGSVSITTADSSLVAVSPDEQGKLLATNKVTVSARAYRPPEIENYRIEFQNLPTQNDANNLAKDIRDATGETALASIDTTTNTWKIWVGSVKDTPVDADELKAKLADQGFEDAVVITEKKTIVSAEAVALSQQLRTAGKSEVRSLTKTTGSTQTTVTGSVDPNLREVIINGSSEEAKYSSLKSVAFASLNERVNPVRLNGKAYRGKLEVFVNSRGSLTVVNVVPLEEYLLGVVPSELGLPQLEAQRAQAVAARTYAVANIGGYGNQGFDMVPTVWSQVYKGVSIETKMGTQAVQSTRGIVATYHGKPITAFYTSTCGGRTENSENIFEKAEPYLRGVECSLEGHRHFEPFLIKTDRKPAKVTDEANLELVRLMSLFASNGFYLSTPQMTDEWFESVPADSEMSNWLNQLAGRFGKPFPNVNRDTTKPLELARIVASFIYASGYADTLLSDSDVNYQLAFEDAAEIPKERRADFAALLRDGYFSLYPDMTIKPNKSFTRARMLRLIRQIYEKKKWMPGLESGTAKPTGDGKLILKSGKSERQLTVRPDVFLFREFGGSMYQVREAALVGGEQVSYQLDALGAVKYLEIKPTNTPTTAESMSPWVYWNKSLSAGEVQSRLSRYVRGIGTLYDVNVKKVGYSRRPIELEIIGSNGIKTLKGGKIRSALRLPEQLFIMNKRYNGSTVAGYTFTGRGWGHGVGMCQYGAFGLAKMGVKYDEIIKHYYTGVDLTQAY; this is translated from the coding sequence ATGAAATTGCGAAGTTTTGCATTTATCATTGCGTTCCTCATTCTTACATACCAAAACATTTTTGCCGACAGCGGTTACGAGATCTTCACCTTAGCAAGCGAACCGTTTATACGCATAGGCTTGTCAACGAATGCCGGTTCAGTGTCTATTACTACGGCTGATTCGTCGTTGGTTGCGGTTAGTCCTGATGAACAGGGAAAGCTGCTTGCGACAAATAAGGTTACAGTTTCGGCTCGGGCATATCGTCCGCCTGAGATCGAAAATTACCGCATCGAATTTCAAAATCTGCCCACGCAAAATGATGCGAACAACTTAGCCAAAGATATTCGCGATGCGACCGGTGAAACGGCCCTCGCCAGCATCGACACGACAACGAACACCTGGAAAATTTGGGTCGGTTCGGTCAAAGATACGCCGGTCGATGCGGATGAACTTAAGGCGAAACTCGCTGACCAAGGTTTTGAAGACGCGGTCGTCATTACAGAAAAAAAGACGATCGTTTCTGCTGAAGCAGTTGCTTTGTCGCAGCAACTTAGAACTGCTGGAAAAAGCGAAGTGCGCAGCCTTACAAAAACAACTGGATCAACACAGACAACAGTAACCGGATCTGTTGATCCAAATTTGCGTGAGGTCATTATTAACGGATCGAGCGAAGAGGCAAAATACTCTTCGTTAAAATCTGTTGCATTCGCCTCGCTCAACGAGCGTGTAAATCCTGTCCGGCTGAACGGAAAGGCCTATCGCGGTAAACTCGAAGTTTTTGTAAACTCACGCGGTTCATTGACCGTTGTAAACGTCGTTCCGCTCGAAGAATACTTGCTTGGTGTAGTGCCGAGCGAACTTGGATTGCCGCAGCTCGAAGCTCAACGTGCACAGGCAGTTGCGGCTCGCACGTACGCTGTCGCAAATATCGGCGGCTATGGTAATCAAGGTTTCGATATGGTGCCGACGGTTTGGTCGCAGGTTTATAAGGGCGTTTCCATCGAGACAAAAATGGGAACGCAGGCTGTGCAATCGACACGCGGCATTGTCGCGACCTATCACGGAAAGCCGATCACTGCATTTTACACATCGACGTGCGGCGGACGAACTGAGAACAGCGAGAATATTTTCGAGAAAGCAGAACCTTATCTTCGCGGCGTCGAATGTTCGCTCGAAGGGCATCGGCATTTTGAACCATTCCTTATCAAGACCGACCGCAAGCCGGCAAAGGTCACAGACGAAGCCAATCTCGAACTCGTCCGTCTGATGTCGCTGTTTGCATCGAACGGTTTTTACCTTTCGACACCGCAGATGACCGACGAATGGTTTGAAAGCGTTCCGGCCGACAGCGAGATGTCGAACTGGTTGAATCAACTCGCAGGGCGATTTGGCAAGCCGTTTCCGAATGTGAATCGCGACACCACCAAGCCGCTTGAGCTGGCACGAATTGTCGCCTCTTTTATCTACGCCTCCGGTTATGCCGACACGCTGTTGAGTGATTCCGACGTGAATTATCAGTTAGCGTTTGAAGATGCAGCGGAGATACCAAAAGAGCGGCGAGCCGATTTTGCTGCGCTGCTTCGTGACGGATATTTTTCGCTTTATCCTGACATGACCATAAAGCCGAACAAGTCGTTTACACGAGCTCGAATGCTGCGCCTTATTCGACAGATCTACGAAAAGAAAAAATGGATGCCGGGCTTGGAAAGCGGAACGGCAAAACCAACGGGAGACGGCAAACTGATACTAAAAAGCGGCAAGTCAGAAAGACAGTTGACGGTGCGGCCGGACGTATTTTTGTTCCGCGAATTCGGCGGGTCGATGTATCAGGTTCGCGAAGCTGCACTCGTTGGCGGCGAGCAAGTTAGCTACCAACTCGACGCTCTCGGAGCGGTCAAATATCTCGAGATCAAGCCGACCAATACGCCGACCACCGCCGAAAGTATGTCGCCGTGGGTCTATTGGAACAAGTCGCTTTCAGCAGGCGAAGTGCAGTCGCGGCTTTCGCGATACGTTCGCGGCATCGGTACGCTTTACGATGTGAACGTAAAGAAAGTTGGATATTCGCGACGTCCGATCGAGCTTGAGATCATCGGTTCAAATGGCATCAAAACTCTGAAAGGCGGTAAGATACGTTCGGCTCTGCGGTTGCCGGAACAGCTTTTTATCATGAATAAACGCTACAACGGCTCAACTGTTGCGGGCTACACTTTCACTGGCCGAGGCTGGGGCCACGGTGTCGGTATGTGTCAATACGGAGCCTTTGGCCTCGCCAAAATGGGTGTTAAATACGACGAGATCATCAAGCACTACTACACGGGTGTCGATCTGACACAGGCCTACTAG
- a CDS encoding diguanylate cyclase, translating into MVCGQTAGQYRFDTWTTDNGLPQNGVRQITQSPDGYLWFTTFDGLVRFDGLLFTTFNKSNTKGIINNRFTGIFADNDGTIYATTMDDGVLTIFREGVFSSLTSDEVPGHYIERIERGADGELRFLCEDDDHKSRSWYHLREGKFEFIERQDKSVFDIIFTGKSGTQWSIRSNGVTETRDGQSVFCPLDLSGIIFRPAYFEDSEANLWLGEFKVHRVKNGEVRTFGKNEKLPDNTIYHSFWDEADGSVWFASGGGSSTGVGLIQIKDDRLHIWGGKDDLANRLIQDVFTDRDGLKWIATDRGLSRRRNEVLKSYSTKDGLNHSEVYPLYRDRQDNIWIGSAKGLTIFRDGKFEPVHLNSHQPRKKTASVWWDGGTAVQSLWEDANGVMWVGVAGGIFLIQNGKAELLLEGSHVNAIKNDRHGNVWAATSNGLVRFNDYKLSARYSKKEGLPNEFMTFIFEDSKNNLWFGGFGGLSRFEDGRFTNYATKEGLAGNYVRTIYEDADGVMWIGTYDEGMSRFKDGRFVSLKEQNGLYNSGVFAIEEDSEGYFWISSNRGIYRVQRQELNDFADGKIYKFHSIGYGKEDGMLSIECNGGRQPASLKDKDGKFWFPTQDGVVVLDPLAERSNLPMPSAVVEDIMVERKPVDFRSGIAIEPGQNDLEIRYTGISLIKADQVKFKYKLEGHDEDWVDAGTRRTANYSYLPPGNYVFHVMAANSDGLWGKQSSTIKVEMKPHFYQTTVFYVLVVLLILLGLFAAWKISLHQMKARERRLKKLVNERTGELAAANEALHNLANADGLTKIGNRRKFESFLADEWHRAVRFKTEISLIMLDIDHFKLYNDTYGHLAGDDCLKKVAEAFAETIKRPTDLVARFGGEEFAIVLGGTDAEGAYNIAEQAVDNLRSLRISHSLSTTSEILTVSVGIATVFATFDLSEADLINIADKALYNAKRSGRNCIYVHDGQNQMPPIHAGVLTQEQIVRDSL; encoded by the coding sequence ATGGTGTGTGGACAAACGGCCGGGCAGTACCGGTTTGATACGTGGACGACAGACAATGGGCTGCCGCAAAATGGAGTGCGCCAGATCACTCAGTCGCCGGATGGATATCTGTGGTTTACCACCTTTGACGGGCTGGTCAGGTTTGACGGATTGCTGTTTACGACATTTAACAAAAGCAACACTAAGGGAATCATCAATAACCGGTTCACGGGTATTTTTGCCGACAATGACGGGACAATTTACGCAACCACGATGGACGATGGAGTTCTAACGATCTTTCGCGAAGGAGTATTTTCATCCCTTACGTCCGACGAGGTACCGGGCCACTACATTGAGCGTATCGAGCGAGGTGCTGACGGTGAATTGCGATTTTTGTGTGAGGACGACGATCACAAATCGCGAAGTTGGTATCACTTGCGGGAAGGAAAATTTGAGTTTATTGAAAGACAGGATAAAAGCGTCTTCGACATAATCTTTACAGGTAAATCCGGCACTCAATGGTCAATTCGATCAAACGGTGTCACGGAAACCAGAGATGGACAGTCGGTTTTTTGTCCGCTCGACTTGTCAGGGATCATTTTCAGGCCGGCTTACTTTGAAGATAGTGAAGCGAATCTTTGGTTGGGAGAATTTAAGGTGCACCGTGTCAAAAATGGTGAAGTGCGTACCTTTGGGAAAAACGAAAAACTGCCCGACAACACGATCTATCATTCGTTTTGGGATGAAGCAGACGGCAGCGTTTGGTTTGCCAGCGGCGGCGGATCAAGTACCGGTGTCGGTCTGATCCAGATCAAGGATGACAGATTGCACATTTGGGGAGGTAAGGATGATCTGGCAAACAGACTCATTCAAGATGTATTCACCGACCGCGATGGGTTGAAATGGATCGCCACTGACCGTGGCCTGAGCAGACGTCGCAATGAAGTCCTAAAAAGTTACAGCACCAAAGACGGACTCAATCATTCGGAAGTTTATCCACTCTATCGCGACCGGCAAGACAACATTTGGATCGGCTCGGCAAAGGGCTTAACCATTTTCAGAGACGGGAAATTTGAGCCTGTTCATTTAAATTCGCATCAGCCACGGAAAAAAACTGCAAGCGTGTGGTGGGACGGTGGAACTGCGGTGCAGTCGCTGTGGGAAGACGCGAACGGCGTGATGTGGGTTGGCGTCGCCGGCGGTATTTTTCTCATCCAAAACGGAAAAGCGGAACTGCTGCTCGAAGGCTCTCACGTCAATGCGATCAAAAATGACCGCCACGGAAATGTCTGGGCTGCGACAAGCAACGGACTGGTAAGATTTAACGACTACAAATTGTCTGCTCGGTACTCGAAGAAAGAGGGGTTGCCGAACGAGTTCATGACATTCATTTTTGAGGACTCAAAAAATAATCTTTGGTTTGGCGGTTTTGGAGGTTTGAGCAGATTTGAGGACGGCCGATTTACCAACTACGCAACCAAAGAAGGCCTTGCCGGTAATTATGTGCGGACGATCTATGAAGACGCCGACGGTGTAATGTGGATCGGAACGTATGACGAAGGCATGAGCCGATTTAAGGACGGAAGATTTGTCAGTCTCAAGGAACAGAACGGCCTTTACAACAGCGGCGTGTTTGCGATCGAGGAAGACTCGGAAGGATATTTTTGGATAAGTTCGAACCGAGGCATTTACCGCGTACAACGTCAGGAACTAAACGATTTTGCGGATGGCAAGATCTATAAGTTTCACAGCATTGGATACGGGAAAGAAGACGGAATGCTCTCGATCGAGTGCAACGGTGGACGTCAACCGGCGAGCCTTAAAGACAAGGATGGCAAATTTTGGTTTCCAACACAGGATGGTGTTGTAGTACTTGATCCGTTGGCCGAGCGATCCAATTTACCAATGCCGTCGGCGGTGGTCGAGGACATAATGGTCGAACGTAAGCCTGTTGATTTTCGCAGCGGCATAGCGATCGAACCGGGACAGAATGACCTTGAGATCCGCTACACCGGCATCAGTCTAATCAAAGCGGATCAGGTCAAGTTCAAATACAAACTCGAAGGCCACGACGAAGATTGGGTTGACGCAGGCACGCGACGGACTGCCAACTACTCGTATTTACCGCCCGGAAACTATGTGTTTCATGTGATGGCCGCGAACAGCGACGGCTTGTGGGGAAAGCAAAGTTCGACGATAAAAGTCGAGATGAAGCCGCATTTTTATCAGACAACTGTGTTTTATGTGTTGGTCGTACTTTTGATCCTGCTTGGGTTGTTCGCCGCATGGAAAATAAGCCTTCACCAAATGAAGGCACGTGAGCGTCGGCTCAAAAAACTCGTAAACGAACGCACCGGCGAATTAGCTGCGGCAAATGAAGCGCTTCATAATCTTGCCAATGCCGACGGCCTCACAAAGATAGGTAACCGCCGCAAATTTGAGAGTTTTCTAGCGGACGAATGGCATCGGGCCGTTCGTTTCAAGACTGAGATCTCGCTGATAATGCTCGACATCGATCATTTCAAACTTTACAACGACACCTACGGCCATCTGGCGGGCGACGATTGTTTAAAGAAGGTAGCGGAGGCGTTTGCAGAGACGATCAAGCGTCCGACCGATCTGGTCGCCAGATTTGGCGGAGAGGAATTTGCCATCGTTCTCGGCGGCACGGATGCTGAAGGCGCTTATAATATCGCAGAACAAGCCGTCGATAATCTGAGAAGCCTTCGGATCTCACACAGCCTGTCAACAACCAGCGAAATATTGACCGTCAGTGTCGGCATTGCAACTGTTTTTGCCACGTTTGATTTGTCCGAGGCCGACCTGATCAACATCGCCGACAAAGCCCTCTACAACGCAAAACGCAGTGGACGGAATTGTATTTACGTTCACGATGGGCAAAATCAAATGCCGCCGATACACGCCGGCGTTCTGACACAAGAACAGATAGTGAGAGATTCGCTATAA
- the hfq gene encoding RNA chaperone Hfq gives MEKQAAQNIQDAFLNSARRERISVVIHLLHGSTLTGRIKSFDKFSVLLDVGGPDVLIFKHGISSISQERKPVSDIQS, from the coding sequence ATGGAAAAGCAGGCCGCTCAGAACATTCAGGATGCATTTTTGAACTCCGCTCGACGCGAACGCATCTCGGTTGTCATTCATCTTCTACACGGATCAACTCTTACCGGAAGAATAAAAAGTTTTGACAAGTTTTCGGTCTTGCTCGATGTCGGCGGGCCGGATGTACTAATATTCAAACACGGCATTTCCTCGATCTCTCAGGAGCGGAAGCCGGTATCCGATATTCAGTCTTGA
- a CDS encoding dTMP kinase produces MKGKFITFEGIDGSGKSTQMRMLASELASSGVEVITTCEPGGTPLGRALREAFLETKETVAPMAELLSFAADRAQHVEYLIKPALEIGKIVISDRYADATFAYQGAGRGFDEEKVNQVIELATGGLKPDLTLFFDITVEEAIARMADRDENHTKRNRMDEETGEFYTRVRKAYLGIARREPERFRVIKAMGTMEEIHANVVSIISETLNIDV; encoded by the coding sequence TTGAAGGGAAAATTCATCACGTTTGAAGGCATCGACGGCAGCGGAAAGTCCACGCAGATGCGTATGCTTGCCAGTGAACTCGCGAGTTCCGGCGTCGAGGTCATTACCACTTGTGAGCCTGGCGGTACTCCGCTCGGCAGAGCGTTGCGCGAGGCATTTCTCGAAACGAAAGAAACAGTCGCGCCTATGGCAGAATTGCTATCTTTCGCTGCCGACCGAGCACAGCACGTCGAATACCTAATTAAACCGGCACTTGAAATCGGAAAGATCGTTATCTCCGATCGCTATGCCGATGCAACATTTGCGTATCAGGGAGCGGGACGCGGGTTTGACGAAGAAAAGGTCAACCAAGTTATAGAACTCGCGACCGGCGGACTAAAACCTGATCTGACATTGTTTTTTGACATTACGGTTGAGGAAGCCATTGCAAGAATGGCAGATCGTGATGAAAATCACACGAAAAGAAATCGAATGGACGAGGAAACCGGTGAATTTTATACTCGTGTGCGAAAAGCGTATTTGGGAATCGCCCGACGCGAACCTGAGCGTTTTCGCGTGATCAAAGCCATGGGAACCATGGAAGAAATTCATGCTAATGTTGTTTCTATAATCTCGGAAACTCTAAATATCGATGTTTAG